A window from Mesorhizobium sp. WSM2240 encodes these proteins:
- the rplI gene encoding 50S ribosomal protein L9: protein MEVILLERISRLGQMGETVKVKDGFARNFLLPQGKALRANEANKKKFEGQRAQLEARNLERKSEAQNIADQLDGKSFIVVRSAGETGQLYGSVSTRDISEIVTAEGFTVSRNQVELNQPIKTIGLTNVAIALHPEVEVTITLNIARTADEAERQAKGETLTTAEAIYGEDINDNARPDNFFDPNAEEGEEA, encoded by the coding sequence ATGGAAGTCATTCTTCTAGAACGCATTTCCCGCCTCGGCCAGATGGGTGAAACCGTCAAGGTCAAGGACGGCTTCGCCCGCAATTTCCTCCTGCCGCAGGGCAAGGCGCTGCGCGCCAACGAGGCCAACAAGAAGAAGTTCGAAGGCCAGCGCGCCCAGCTTGAGGCGCGCAACCTCGAGCGCAAGTCGGAAGCCCAGAATATCGCCGACCAGCTCGACGGCAAGAGCTTCATCGTCGTGCGCTCGGCCGGCGAAACCGGCCAGCTCTACGGCTCGGTCTCGACCCGCGACATTTCCGAGATCGTCACCGCGGAAGGCTTTACGGTCAGCCGCAACCAGGTCGAGCTCAACCAGCCGATCAAGACGATCGGCCTCACCAATGTGGCGATCGCGCTGCATCCCGAGGTCGAGGTCACGATCACGCTCAACATCGCCCGCACGGCCGACGAAGCCGAGCGCCAGGCCAAGGGCGAAACCCTGACCACCGCCGAGGCGATCTACGGCGAGGACATCAACGACAATGCGCGCCCGGATAACTTCTTCGATCCGAATGCGGAGGAAGGCGAAGAAGCCTAA
- a CDS encoding replicative DNA helicase, with protein sequence MAEAARKFGVAEQPLYREAPNNIEAEQALLGAILVNNDAFYRVSDFLKSGHFYEPLHRKIYEVAAELIRMGKMANPVTIKTFLPSEEKVGDMTVAHYLARLAAEAVNVINAADYGRAIYDLATRRALITVGEDMVNIAYDAPVDMSPSDQIEDAERRLFELAETGRYDGGFESFTDAVKTAVDMANAAYMRDGHLSGIATGLRDLDRRMGGLQPSDLIVLAGRPGMGKTSLATNIAFNIAHAYEPAQQADGSFKAANGGVIGFFSLEMSSEQLATRIISEQTEIPSSKIRRGEITETDFEKLVACSQTMQKIPLFIDQTGGISIAQLAARARRLKRQRGLDVIVIDYIQLMQGSSAKASQNRVQEITEITTGLKALGKELGVPIIALSQLSRQVESRDDKRPQLSDLRESGSIEQDADVVLFVYREEYYLKNKEPKPGTEEYIKWELDMNEVRGKAEVIIAKQRHGPTGTVSLAFTGEFTRFSDLAEEHHLPERYE encoded by the coding sequence ATGGCAGAGGCAGCGCGCAAGTTCGGCGTGGCGGAGCAACCGCTTTATCGCGAGGCGCCCAACAATATAGAGGCCGAACAGGCGCTGCTCGGCGCGATCCTGGTCAACAACGACGCCTTTTACCGCGTTTCGGATTTTCTGAAGTCCGGCCATTTCTACGAACCCCTGCACCGCAAGATTTACGAGGTCGCGGCCGAGCTCATCCGCATGGGCAAGATGGCCAATCCGGTCACCATAAAGACCTTCCTGCCGTCCGAGGAGAAGGTCGGCGATATGACCGTCGCCCACTATCTCGCCCGCCTCGCCGCCGAGGCCGTCAACGTCATCAATGCCGCCGATTACGGTCGCGCCATCTACGACCTTGCCACTCGGCGTGCGCTGATCACGGTCGGCGAGGACATGGTCAACATCGCCTATGACGCGCCCGTCGACATGTCGCCCTCCGACCAGATCGAGGACGCCGAGCGCCGGCTGTTCGAGCTTGCCGAAACCGGCCGCTACGATGGCGGCTTCGAAAGCTTCACCGATGCGGTCAAGACTGCGGTCGACATGGCCAATGCCGCCTACATGCGCGACGGCCATCTTTCGGGCATAGCCACCGGCCTGCGCGACCTCGACCGCCGCATGGGCGGCTTGCAGCCTTCCGATCTTATCGTGCTCGCCGGACGCCCGGGCATGGGCAAGACCTCGCTCGCCACCAACATCGCCTTCAACATCGCTCATGCCTACGAGCCGGCGCAGCAGGCTGACGGCTCGTTCAAGGCCGCCAATGGCGGCGTCATCGGCTTCTTCTCGCTCGAAATGTCGTCCGAGCAGCTCGCCACCCGCATCATTTCCGAGCAGACCGAAATCCCGTCGTCGAAGATACGCCGCGGCGAAATCACCGAGACCGATTTCGAAAAGCTCGTCGCCTGCTCGCAGACCATGCAGAAGATCCCGCTGTTCATCGACCAGACCGGCGGCATCTCGATCGCGCAGCTTGCGGCGCGCGCCCGCCGCCTGAAGCGCCAGCGCGGTCTCGACGTCATCGTGATCGACTATATCCAGCTCATGCAGGGCTCTTCCGCCAAGGCCTCGCAGAACCGCGTCCAGGAAATCACCGAGATCACTACGGGCCTTAAAGCGCTGGGAAAAGAACTCGGCGTTCCCATAATCGCGCTGTCGCAGCTGTCGCGTCAGGTCGAAAGCCGCGACGACAAGCGCCCGCAACTCTCGGACCTGCGCGAATCCGGCTCCATCGAGCAGGACGCCGACGTGGTGCTTTTCGTCTACCGCGAGGAATATTACCTCAAGAACAAGGAGCCCAAGCCCGGCACCGAGGAATACATCAAGTGGGAACTCGATATGAACGAGGTGCGCGGCAAGGCGGAAGTCATCATCGCCAAGCAGCGCCACGGCCCCACGGGCACGGTTTCGCTGGCCTTCACCGGCGAATTCACCCGGTTCTCCGACCTGGCGGAAGAGCACCATTTGCCGGAACGATATGAGTAG
- the radA gene encoding DNA repair protein RadA codes for MAKSRIQFICQNCGSVHQRWAGKCDACGEWNTLVEEGTNSGIGSGPAAMRSARKGRAVALTTLSGDIEDAPRIASGIGELDRATGGGFVRGSALLVGGDPGIGKSTLLTQAAAALAAKGHRIVYVSGEEAVAQIRLRAQRLGVAATPVELAAETNVEDILATIADGRRPDLLILDSIQTLWTDMADSAPGTVTQVRSSAQAMIRYAKSTGAAVVLVGHVTKEGQIAGPRVVEHMVDAVLYFEGEGGHHYRILRTVKNRFGPTDEIGVFEMSDKGLREVSNPSELFLGERHAKSPGAAVFAGMEGTRPVLVEIQALVAPSPLGTPRRAVVGWDSARLSMILAVLEAHCGVRFATHDVYLNVAGGYRITEPAADLAVAAALVSSLTGIALPADCVYFGEISLSGAIRPVAHAQQRLKEAEKLGFGQAVLPRGSEEISGGNGSGAFQPETLTDLVVRIAGTLRRNAED; via the coding sequence ATGGCTAAATCCCGCATCCAGTTCATCTGCCAGAATTGCGGCTCGGTGCATCAGCGCTGGGCCGGCAAATGCGATGCCTGCGGCGAGTGGAACACACTCGTAGAGGAAGGCACCAACAGCGGCATAGGCAGCGGTCCGGCGGCCATGCGCAGCGCCCGTAAGGGCCGCGCGGTGGCGCTCACCACGCTTTCGGGCGATATCGAGGACGCGCCGCGCATCGCCTCGGGCATCGGCGAACTCGACCGCGCCACCGGCGGCGGTTTTGTCCGTGGCTCGGCGCTTCTCGTCGGCGGCGATCCCGGCATCGGCAAGTCGACGCTTCTGACGCAGGCCGCCGCCGCCCTCGCCGCCAAGGGCCACCGCATCGTCTATGTCTCGGGCGAAGAGGCCGTCGCCCAGATCAGGCTGCGTGCCCAGCGTCTCGGCGTCGCCGCGACGCCGGTCGAACTGGCCGCCGAAACCAATGTCGAAGACATTCTGGCGACAATCGCCGACGGCCGCCGCCCCGACCTCCTCATCCTCGATTCCATCCAGACGCTGTGGACCGACATGGCCGATTCGGCGCCGGGAACGGTCACCCAAGTGCGCTCGTCGGCCCAGGCGATGATCCGCTACGCCAAGTCGACCGGAGCCGCCGTCGTCCTGGTCGGCCACGTCACCAAGGAGGGCCAGATTGCCGGCCCTCGCGTCGTCGAGCACATGGTCGACGCCGTGCTCTATTTCGAGGGCGAAGGCGGTCACCACTACCGCATCCTGCGCACCGTGAAGAACCGCTTCGGCCCGACTGACGAGATCGGCGTGTTCGAAATGTCCGACAAGGGCCTGCGCGAGGTGTCCAATCCGTCCGAGCTTTTCCTCGGCGAACGCCACGCAAAATCTCCGGGTGCGGCGGTCTTCGCCGGCATGGAAGGCACACGGCCGGTTCTGGTTGAAATCCAGGCGCTGGTCGCTCCTTCGCCGCTCGGCACGCCGCGGCGCGCCGTGGTCGGCTGGGATTCGGCGCGGCTGTCCATGATCCTCGCCGTGCTCGAAGCCCATTGCGGCGTGCGTTTCGCCACGCACGACGTCTATCTCAACGTTGCCGGCGGCTACCGCATCACCGAGCCTGCCGCCGATCTCGCCGTCGCCGCCGCCCTGGTTTCCTCGCTCACCGGTATTGCCCTTCCCGCCGATTGCGTCTATTTCGGCGAAATCAGCCTTTCGGGCGCCATCAGGCCGGTTGCGCATGCGCAGCAACGGCTCAAGGAAGCGGAAAAGCTGGGGTTTGGACAGGCGGTTCTGCCGCGCGGCAGCGAGGAAATTTCCGGGGGGAACGGATCCGGCGCTTTTCAGCCTGAAACGCTCACCGATCTGGTGGTGCGGATCGCAGGCACATTGCGTCGGAACGCGGAAGACTGA
- the rpsR gene encoding 30S ribosomal protein S18, with amino-acid sequence MVDINQIPTRRPFHRRRKTCPFSGANAPKIDYKDVRLLQRYISERGKIVPSRITAVSQKKQRELAKAIKRARFLGLLPYVVR; translated from the coding sequence ATGGTCGACATCAACCAGATCCCGACCCGGCGCCCGTTCCATCGCCGCCGCAAGACCTGCCCGTTCTCCGGCGCCAACGCTCCGAAGATCGACTACAAGGACGTGCGTCTCCTGCAGCGCTACATCTCCGAGCGCGGCAAGATCGTGCCGTCGCGCATCACGGCGGTCAGCCAGAAGAAGCAGCGCGAACTCGCCAAGGCGATCAAGCGCGCCCGTTTCCTCGGCCTCCTGCCTTACGTAGTCAGGTAA
- a CDS encoding NAD(P)-dependent oxidoreductase, which produces MRVLVTGSAGHLGEALVRALRDLRYEVVGLDISASPFTTETGSITDRALVGRCMDGVQAVFHAATLHKPHVATHSRQDFVDTNISGTLNLLEEATRAGVRSFIYTSTTSVFGDALVPPAGAPAAWVTEEVSPRPKNIYGVTKSAAEDLCHLFSRNQGLACIVLRTSRFFPEEDDSRDVRDAYSDENVKANEYLHRRVDIEDIVSAHLLAAEHAPAIGFRKYIVSATTPFQPGDLTDLRADAPRVVGKRVPAYEAEYRRRGWKMFPSIERVYVNERARKELGWRPRHDFGSIVDRLSKGGEVASPLARLVGSKGYHAETFAEGPYPVE; this is translated from the coding sequence ATGAGAGTTCTGGTTACGGGAAGCGCCGGTCACTTGGGCGAGGCGCTGGTCCGCGCCCTGAGGGATTTGCGATATGAGGTCGTGGGTCTCGACATTTCGGCGTCGCCGTTCACGACCGAAACCGGCTCGATAACCGACCGCGCTTTAGTGGGGCGATGCATGGACGGCGTGCAGGCCGTGTTCCATGCGGCCACCTTGCACAAGCCGCACGTTGCCACCCACAGCCGGCAGGATTTTGTCGATACCAATATTTCGGGCACGCTCAATCTTTTGGAAGAGGCGACAAGGGCGGGCGTCAGATCGTTCATCTATACGAGCACGACCAGCGTCTTCGGCGACGCGCTCGTGCCGCCGGCCGGAGCGCCGGCCGCTTGGGTGACCGAGGAGGTCTCTCCTCGGCCAAAGAACATCTATGGCGTCACCAAGTCGGCGGCCGAAGACCTTTGCCATTTGTTCAGCAGGAACCAAGGGCTTGCCTGCATCGTGCTGCGGACCTCCCGCTTCTTTCCGGAGGAGGATGACAGCAGGGACGTGCGCGACGCCTATTCGGACGAGAACGTCAAGGCGAACGAGTACCTCCATCGCCGCGTCGATATCGAGGATATTGTCAGCGCGCATTTGCTTGCTGCGGAACATGCGCCGGCGATCGGGTTTCGCAAATACATCGTCAGCGCGACCACGCCCTTTCAGCCCGGGGACCTCACCGACCTGCGCGCAGATGCGCCGCGCGTGGTGGGAAAGCGCGTTCCCGCCTATGAGGCGGAATACCGGCGGCGGGGCTGGAAAATGTTTCCGAGCATCGAAAGGGTCTATGTAAACGAGCGCGCGCGAAAAGAACTCGGCTGGCGGCCGCGCCATGATTTCGGGTCGATCGTCGATCGGTTGAGCAAAGGCGGCGAGGTCGCCAGTCCCTTGGCCCGGCTTGTCGGGTCGAAAGGGTATCATGCCGAAACATTCGCCGAGGGGCCGTATCCGGTGGAATGA
- a CDS encoding CvpA family protein → MPITLLDGILVGFTLVSAMLAMVRGFSREVLSIASWAAAAAAAFFFYRPVLPYVQPYIDNEHLAMAAAAGIVFIVALIVVTVITMKIADFIIDSRVGALDRTLGFLYGAARGILVVAVGLLFFNWLVGTNPPSWIAEAKSRPLLESIGGTLESMLPDDPENSILKRLQVDEAPEAGTEAPPAAEPPAADAAPTEQPPAGEAPPANN, encoded by the coding sequence ATGCCGATAACGCTGCTTGACGGAATTCTCGTCGGCTTCACCCTGGTTTCGGCCATGCTGGCCATGGTGCGCGGCTTCTCCCGCGAGGTCCTGTCGATCGCGTCCTGGGCGGCGGCGGCGGCTGCGGCATTCTTCTTCTACAGGCCGGTGCTGCCTTATGTGCAGCCCTATATAGACAATGAGCATCTCGCCATGGCGGCGGCGGCCGGCATCGTCTTCATCGTCGCGCTGATCGTCGTCACGGTCATCACGATGAAGATCGCCGATTTCATCATCGACAGCCGAGTCGGCGCGCTCGACCGCACGCTGGGCTTCCTCTACGGCGCGGCGCGCGGCATTTTGGTGGTCGCGGTCGGCCTGCTGTTCTTCAACTGGCTGGTCGGCACAAATCCGCCGTCCTGGATCGCAGAGGCAAAATCGCGCCCGCTGCTCGAATCGATCGGCGGCACGCTCGAATCCATGCTGCCCGACGACCCGGAAAATTCGATCCTGAAGCGGTTGCAGGTCGACGAGGCTCCCGAGGCGGGAACCGAAGCGCCGCCGGCCGCCGAGCCGCCCGCGGCCGACGCCGCTCCAACGGAGCAGCCGCCTGCTGGGGAAGCGCCGCCGGCCAACAATTGA
- the rpsF gene encoding 30S ribosomal protein S6: MALYEHVFLARQDLSQQQVDALVEHYRDVVSSHGGSIGRVENWGLKSLTYRVKKNRKAYYTLMDLDCPPAALSEMERQMGLSEDVLRFLTIKVEKHEEGASAMMQKREERSDRGDRGFGDRGPRSFGDRDRGDRGDRGDRGPRRPREGVEGGAE; the protein is encoded by the coding sequence ATGGCTCTATACGAACATGTGTTTCTTGCCCGGCAGGACCTCTCGCAGCAGCAGGTCGACGCCCTTGTGGAGCATTACAGGGACGTCGTCTCCTCGCATGGCGGGTCGATCGGCAGGGTCGAGAACTGGGGACTGAAGTCCCTTACCTACCGGGTCAAGAAGAACCGGAAGGCTTACTACACGCTGATGGATCTCGATTGTCCTCCGGCCGCTCTTAGCGAGATGGAACGCCAGATGGGCCTCTCCGAGGATGTGCTGCGCTTCCTGACGATCAAGGTCGAGAAGCATGAAGAAGGCGCGTCCGCGATGATGCAGAAGCGCGAAGAGCGTTCCGACCGCGGCGACCGTGGCTTCGGCGACCGCGGCCCGCGCTCGTTCGGCGACCGTGATCGCGGCGACCGCGGTGATCGTGGGGATCGTGGCCCGCGCCGTCCGCGCGAAGGCGTTGAAGGAGGTGCAGAATAA
- a CDS encoding VOC family protein encodes MLRIGSIVWGVRDVPRAVAFWTKALGYRPREAPSDDWAVLVPGSGQGVQMAIKLVTSEASSHQRHHLDVYVDDAGTEIDRLIGLGARRVEWHYPPDADYTVLADPDGNTFCVVEKRDR; translated from the coding sequence ATGCTCAGGATAGGTTCCATTGTCTGGGGCGTACGAGATGTGCCACGTGCAGTCGCATTCTGGACGAAAGCCCTGGGCTACCGGCCGCGCGAGGCGCCATCAGACGACTGGGCGGTCCTTGTTCCCGGCAGCGGGCAGGGAGTTCAGATGGCGATCAAGCTCGTCACCTCGGAAGCATCGAGCCATCAACGCCATCATCTCGATGTGTATGTGGACGATGCCGGAACCGAAATCGATCGACTGATCGGATTGGGCGCACGGCGCGTCGAGTGGCACTATCCACCAGACGCTGACTATACCGTCCTTGCTGACCCTGACGGCAACACATTCTGCGTGGTCGAGAAGAGAGACAGATAG
- the purF gene encoding amidophosphoribosyltransferase, which produces MVDADKLLSAEADDHFHDECGVFGIFGRQDAAAIVTLGLHALQHRGQEAAGIVSYDGTQFHVERHVGLIGDTFTKPRVIESLKGNRAIGHTRYATTGGSGIRNVQPLFAELADGGFAVAHNGNITNAMTVQRTLQKQGSIFSSTSDTETILHLVATSREKDVNSRFIEAVRALEGAFSLVALTSKKMIGCRDPLGIRPLVLGDLDGAWILASETCALDIIGARFVRDLKPGEMVIVTAKGIESLFPFEKQKSRFCIFEYVYFARPDSMVEGRNVYDVRKRIGMELAIENPVDADIVVPVPDSGTPAAIGFAQGAGLPFELGIIRNHYVGRTFIQPTDSIRHMGVKLKHNANRRMIEGKRVVLVDDSIVRGTTSQKIVQMVRDAGAKEVHMRIASPPTRSSCFYGVDTPETAKLLASRMSIEEMAEFIRVDSLGFLSIDGLYRAVGEARRENEQPQFCDACFTAEYPTRLLDHEGADNVRTLSLLAAGGQ; this is translated from the coding sequence ATGGTTGACGCAGATAAACTCCTCTCCGCAGAGGCCGACGATCATTTCCATGACGAATGCGGCGTCTTCGGCATTTTCGGCCGGCAGGACGCCGCGGCGATCGTCACGCTCGGCCTGCATGCCCTGCAGCATCGCGGCCAGGAGGCGGCGGGCATCGTCTCCTATGACGGCACGCAGTTCCACGTCGAACGCCATGTCGGGCTGATCGGCGACACCTTCACCAAGCCGCGCGTCATCGAGAGCCTGAAGGGCAACCGCGCGATCGGCCATACCCGCTACGCCACCACCGGCGGCTCCGGCATTCGCAACGTCCAGCCGCTGTTTGCCGAACTCGCCGACGGCGGTTTCGCCGTCGCCCATAACGGCAATATCACCAACGCCATGACCGTGCAGCGCACGCTGCAGAAGCAGGGCTCGATCTTTTCTTCGACCTCCGATACCGAGACGATCCTGCATCTCGTTGCCACCAGCCGCGAGAAGGACGTCAATTCGCGCTTCATCGAGGCGGTCCGCGCGCTCGAGGGCGCGTTCTCGCTGGTCGCGCTCACGTCGAAGAAGATGATCGGCTGCCGCGATCCGCTCGGCATCCGCCCGCTTGTGCTTGGCGATCTCGACGGCGCCTGGATCCTCGCCTCCGAAACCTGCGCGCTCGACATCATCGGCGCGCGCTTCGTGCGTGACCTGAAACCCGGCGAGATGGTTATCGTCACCGCCAAGGGCATAGAGAGCCTTTTCCCGTTCGAAAAGCAGAAGTCGCGCTTCTGCATCTTCGAATATGTCTATTTCGCCCGGCCCGATTCCATGGTCGAAGGCCGCAACGTCTATGATGTGCGCAAGCGCATCGGCATGGAACTCGCCATCGAAAACCCGGTCGACGCCGACATCGTCGTGCCGGTACCCGATTCCGGTACGCCGGCCGCGATCGGCTTCGCCCAGGGCGCCGGCCTGCCCTTCGAGCTCGGAATCATCCGCAACCACTATGTCGGCCGCACCTTCATTCAGCCGACCGATTCCATCCGCCATATGGGCGTCAAGCTCAAGCACAACGCCAACCGCCGCATGATTGAGGGAAAGCGCGTGGTGCTCGTCGACGATTCGATCGTGCGCGGCACCACCAGCCAGAAGATCGTGCAGATGGTGCGCGATGCCGGCGCAAAGGAAGTGCATATGCGCATCGCCTCGCCGCCGACCCGCTCCTCATGCTTCTACGGCGTCGACACGCCGGAGACGGCGAAACTTTTGGCCTCGCGCATGTCGATCGAGGAGATGGCCGAGTTCATCCGGGTCGATTCGCTCGGCTTTCTGTCGATCGATGGGCTCTACCGAGCTGTCGGCGAAGCGCGCCGCGAAAACGAACAGCCGCAATTCTGCGACGCCTGCTTCACAGCCGAATATCCGACCCGCCTGCTCGACCACGAAGGCGCGGACAATGTCCGGACGCTCTCGCTGCTCGCCGCCGGCGGGCAGTAG
- a CDS encoding pilus assembly protein TadG-related protein — protein MMMVVTLPATLGAAGLAIDVTNLLTARTNLQNALDSAVLAASRLMDGSKSRQEAFDGFFAANIYGRNGLENAEADLSVEEGVNYIKTSATAHADVNLHFAFLFGKSARVTAEASAYESTANLEVALVLDNTGSMGATNMKALREAATDLIETLQAEQKAKPDREIRAALVPFVTAVNIKTPGENYMSWIDTRTNLPENDPGLNGKNFEPNEQGKRVGHWLLFNKLHAIIPEVEWKGCVEARLARFNADGTPKLGDSPNLDDTPPDPSKPETLFVPYFAPDEPGKARAAINSSNELNNTYLDDTDVPNNADARTIQKSLAKYSVKGIANVISEKAPTTSGPNYACATPIAPLTKDLTALKTEIGKMVYWYGSGTNVSEGLAWGLRVLSPGKPYTQGNPFDAKETTKVVVVFTDGENNVFGAANASINKSDYGSYNFLDTGRMGTTDRSKALDNVNKMTLGACNLLKDKDVRIFTVVLGADSKKNRDLYSTCATSPADYYPTKNPAELKAAFQQISYSISQLSVTN, from the coding sequence ATGATGATGGTGGTCACGCTGCCGGCTACCCTCGGGGCCGCGGGCCTGGCAATCGACGTGACCAATCTTCTGACGGCCAGAACCAATCTTCAGAACGCGCTGGATTCGGCGGTGCTTGCCGCCTCGCGCCTGATGGATGGATCGAAGTCGCGCCAGGAGGCGTTCGATGGCTTCTTCGCCGCCAATATCTACGGCCGCAACGGTCTGGAGAACGCCGAAGCCGATTTATCGGTGGAGGAGGGGGTCAACTACATCAAGACGTCCGCGACCGCGCACGCCGATGTCAACCTGCATTTCGCCTTCCTCTTCGGCAAGAGCGCCAGAGTGACCGCCGAAGCCAGCGCCTATGAATCGACCGCAAACCTCGAAGTCGCCCTGGTGCTCGACAATACCGGCTCGATGGGAGCCACTAACATGAAGGCGTTGCGGGAAGCCGCGACCGACCTGATCGAAACCCTGCAAGCCGAACAAAAGGCAAAGCCCGACCGCGAAATCCGCGCGGCTCTCGTTCCTTTCGTCACCGCGGTGAACATCAAGACCCCGGGTGAAAACTACATGTCATGGATCGACACCAGGACGAACCTGCCCGAGAACGACCCCGGCTTGAACGGGAAGAATTTCGAGCCCAACGAGCAAGGGAAGCGTGTCGGTCACTGGTTATTGTTCAACAAACTGCACGCAATTATCCCTGAGGTTGAGTGGAAAGGCTGCGTGGAGGCGCGGCTTGCCAGGTTCAATGCGGACGGCACGCCCAAATTGGGGGACTCGCCGAATCTCGACGACACGCCGCCCGATCCGTCGAAGCCTGAAACCTTGTTCGTGCCCTATTTCGCTCCGGACGAGCCCGGGAAAGCTCGCGCGGCGATCAACAGTTCAAACGAACTGAACAACACCTATCTCGACGACACAGACGTTCCCAACAATGCGGACGCGCGAACGATTCAGAAGTCGCTCGCCAAATACAGCGTCAAGGGCATCGCAAATGTCATCAGCGAAAAGGCGCCGACGACAAGCGGCCCGAACTATGCCTGCGCGACACCGATAGCCCCGCTCACCAAGGATCTGACGGCGCTCAAGACCGAAATCGGAAAGATGGTTTACTGGTATGGCTCCGGCACGAACGTGTCCGAGGGGCTGGCCTGGGGTCTGCGGGTGCTGTCGCCAGGCAAGCCATATACGCAAGGAAACCCGTTCGACGCCAAGGAGACGACGAAGGTGGTCGTGGTCTTCACCGATGGCGAGAACAACGTCTTCGGCGCTGCCAACGCCTCGATCAACAAGTCCGACTACGGCTCATACAATTTTCTGGACACAGGCCGAATGGGAACGACCGACCGGAGCAAGGCGCTGGACAACGTCAACAAGATGACCCTGGGGGCGTGCAATCTTTTGAAAGACAAGGATGTCCGGATATTCACCGTCGTGCTGGGCGCCGATTCGAAGAAAAACCGGGATCTCTACAGCACCTGCGCGACCAGCCCGGCCGACTACTATCCGACGAAGAACCCCGCCGAACTCAAAGCTGCCTTCCAGCAGATCAGCTACTCCATCTCGCAGCTTTCGGTTACGAACTGA
- a CDS encoding cyclopropane-fatty-acyl-phospholipid synthase family protein, producing the protein MNKLLQHVVERLVRTGNLTVTGPDGTNHVFGDGSGDPVHVVIKTKHAERAITFDPMLALGEAFMEGELDVIQGDMLGLLKIVYQNMGPGGIEASWTKAVEGFRHAFRRLQQVNTAARARRNVQRHYDLSGEFYKLFLDADMQYSCAYFERPGMTLEEAQAAKKRHIAAKLAMKPGQTVLDIGSGWGGLGIYLARTFEAEVLGVTLSTEQHAVAAERTHAEGLENHVHFELRDYRDLTERFDRIVSVGMFEHVGVNHYATFFDKCASLLKPDGVMLLHSIGRNGPPWATNAFIRKHIFPGGYIPALSEVLPAIEKSGLMLADVEILRLHYAETLKHWRERFLANRDRAKAIYDERFCRMWEFYLAGSEASFRWQDLMVFQIQLTRRNDTLPVTRDYIGKCERALAIHEEAHRKPAAARKSRAKRISEPGE; encoded by the coding sequence ATGAACAAACTGCTGCAGCATGTTGTCGAACGGCTGGTAAGGACGGGGAATCTCACCGTCACCGGTCCAGACGGAACCAACCATGTTTTCGGCGACGGCAGCGGCGATCCAGTCCACGTCGTCATCAAGACAAAGCACGCCGAACGCGCCATCACCTTCGATCCCATGCTGGCGCTGGGCGAAGCGTTCATGGAAGGCGAACTGGATGTCATCCAGGGCGATATGCTCGGCCTCCTGAAAATCGTCTACCAGAATATGGGACCGGGCGGCATCGAGGCGTCGTGGACCAAGGCCGTCGAAGGTTTCCGCCACGCCTTCCGCCGACTGCAGCAGGTCAACACCGCGGCGCGCGCCCGCCGCAACGTCCAGCGCCACTACGATCTCTCGGGCGAATTCTACAAGCTCTTCCTCGACGCGGACATGCAGTATTCCTGCGCCTATTTCGAGCGCCCCGGCATGACGCTGGAGGAGGCGCAGGCGGCCAAGAAGCGGCACATCGCCGCGAAACTGGCGATGAAGCCCGGCCAGACGGTGCTCGACATCGGTTCCGGCTGGGGCGGCCTCGGCATTTATCTGGCGCGAACCTTCGAGGCCGAGGTGCTCGGCGTCACGCTTTCGACCGAACAGCATGCCGTCGCCGCCGAGCGCACCCATGCCGAAGGCCTGGAAAATCACGTCCATTTCGAGCTCAGGGACTATCGCGACCTCACCGAGCGTTTCGACCGCATCGTCTCGGTCGGCATGTTCGAGCATGTCGGAGTCAACCACTACGCCACCTTCTTCGACAAATGCGCTTCGCTGCTGAAGCCAGACGGCGTCATGCTGCTGCATTCGATCGGCCGCAACGGCCCGCCCTGGGCGACCAACGCCTTCATCCGCAAACACATTTTCCCCGGCGGTTACATCCCGGCGCTTTCCGAGGTGCTGCCGGCGATAGAAAAGTCAGGGCTCATGCTCGCCGACGTGGAGATCCTGCGCCTGCACTACGCCGAAACCCTGAAGCATTGGCGCGAGCGCTTCCTCGCCAATCGCGATCGCGCCAAGGCGATCTACGACGAGCGCTTCTGCCGCATGTGGGAATTCTACCTCGCCGGCTCGGAAGCCTCGTTCCGCTGGCAGGACCTGATGGTTTTCCAGATCCAGCTTACGCGCCGCAACGACACGCTCCCGGTGACCCGCGACTATATCGGCAAATGCGAGAGGGCGTTGGCCATCCACGAGGAAGCGCACCGGAAGCCGGCAGCCGCCCGAAAATCGCGCGCGAAGCGGATTTCGGAGCCGGGCGAATAA